One genomic region from Rickettsiales bacterium encodes:
- a CDS encoding PAS domain S-box protein → MRNNKIYNFFRVSTIILLLSLVTNIIVHYFENHVQKSVQHSIRDILEVKSILSLAQDAKKVQIAFFHQDKYIYLQIYNNAINNIYSKLYAFKKAKSDNVIRIITLLDKVNIDLKKSITLFPQEEIEESYVHSDLTIAPMESIIKEISKMLYEENKSLYQSQKTLDNLNSLSFLLKIILIITFAVFLYGLRRYYIYINSLEDRNLRLENIIEGITHGIIIVDKNGIIKSSNEPAQKIFDYLEDELIGKSIDLLIPKEYHTQHKKNIASYVYHGCKTMMASGRFVSGVKKSGEKTLLEIGLSKITTANGSTQVIITIVDAIERNYLIENLSKSNELNRAILDASNHLIISTDCQGIVTQFNSASEELLGYTAEEVVGKQTPALWHDKEEVAKRAEEISKELGENITPGFEVFTIKPRNIEPERRQWTFIRKDKTTFPVQLTITCIRNENKKVIGYLGVAEDITQRKLSESLLAASEEKFRVMYENSPDGYLIMELNKAKITDCNRMAAKMLNGTKEQILGLTPDQLSPEFQPDGRNSNERVQENIEIILKNGSYRFDWVHKKITGELFPCDVNISLINYEDRQVLLVGWRNMEKQKKAEKELEDSKHFLKLIFDNSPSILFVKDQDFRIVEANSLFLSMYPKSQQNKIIGYTTIESYNKNDAKEFLKNDQKAFDEGYSAVTETLITPDGIQRTLYTQKVRFEDGKNNPFILGIATDITEYEAELLLFQQMHNIISDINISFTDKIQRILEEGCRYFQLSLGIIAEVSNGRHNVLYRTNTQSPKSGEDLSLENICSNITYEHNDIFYSDNLRVAQSSDDSSIKSLTYIRTKVIVNGSPFGEIVFSDAKERGKQFSNREIAMLKYIAQSVGFKITQQNYLLEKNKLIDKLSESNEELERFAFVCSHDLQEPLRMIRSFSEKLQMHMGEHFQNDTKGKKYFRFITNGAEQAQDLIQDILTYSSIDNDTHPMEEVHPQELIDVIKNNLHLSLKERGGRITYDELPMLYGNKTQFFQLFQNLINNGIKYQELDSTPHVHVSIKDSGEYWQFAVKDNGIGIEKHHLTKIFNVFQRLNRKGQYPGTGIGLSICKKVVQGHGGKIWVESKKNIGSTFYFTILKAN, encoded by the coding sequence ATGAGAAACAATAAGATTTATAACTTTTTCAGAGTTTCTACAATAATTCTTCTACTATCTTTAGTAACTAATATTATAGTTCATTATTTTGAAAATCATGTACAAAAATCAGTTCAACATTCCATTAGGGATATTCTAGAAGTTAAATCAATTCTTTCTTTAGCCCAAGATGCTAAAAAGGTTCAAATTGCCTTTTTTCATCAAGATAAATACATTTATTTACAAATCTATAATAACGCTATAAACAACATTTATTCAAAACTATATGCTTTCAAAAAAGCAAAGTCAGATAATGTAATTAGAATAATTACATTACTTGATAAAGTAAATATAGATCTTAAGAAGTCTATCACTTTGTTTCCACAGGAAGAAATTGAAGAATCATATGTCCATTCAGATTTAACCATAGCTCCTATGGAAAGTATAATTAAAGAAATTAGTAAAATGTTGTATGAAGAAAATAAATCTTTATATCAAAGTCAAAAAACTCTAGATAATCTAAATTCCTTGAGCTTCCTTCTAAAGATAATTCTTATTATTACTTTTGCAGTGTTTCTTTATGGTTTAAGAAGATATTATATTTATATAAATAGTTTAGAAGATAGAAATTTGAGGCTAGAAAATATCATTGAAGGAATAACTCATGGAATAATTATCGTTGATAAAAACGGCATTATTAAATCTTCAAATGAACCTGCACAAAAAATCTTTGATTATTTAGAAGATGAATTAATTGGTAAATCAATAGATTTGCTTATACCTAAAGAATATCATACCCAGCATAAAAAAAACATTGCTTCATATGTATATCATGGCTGTAAGACAATGATGGCTTCTGGAAGATTTGTGAGCGGAGTTAAGAAAAGTGGTGAAAAAACTTTGTTAGAAATTGGTTTAAGTAAGATAACTACGGCAAATGGTTCCACTCAAGTTATTATAACCATTGTTGATGCCATAGAAAGAAATTATTTAATTGAAAATTTAAGTAAATCCAATGAACTTAATCGAGCAATTTTAGACGCCTCTAATCACCTAATCATTTCCACAGATTGTCAGGGTATAGTAACTCAGTTTAATTCAGCATCTGAAGAATTACTTGGATATACAGCAGAGGAAGTTGTTGGAAAACAAACTCCTGCTCTTTGGCATGATAAAGAGGAAGTTGCAAAACGCGCCGAAGAAATAAGTAAGGAGTTAGGTGAGAACATTACCCCAGGGTTTGAGGTGTTCACAATTAAACCTCGTAATATTGAACCTGAAAGGCGGCAATGGACATTTATTCGTAAGGATAAAACAACATTCCCCGTTCAGCTCACAATCACTTGTATTCGTAATGAAAACAAAAAAGTTATAGGATATTTAGGTGTTGCTGAAGACATCACCCAGCGTAAACTATCTGAAAGCTTGTTAGCAGCCAGCGAAGAAAAATTTCGTGTAATGTATGAAAACTCACCAGATGGTTATCTCATCATGGAACTTAATAAAGCAAAAATTACTGATTGCAATCGTATGGCAGCAAAAATGCTCAATGGCACAAAAGAGCAAATCTTAGGCTTAACTCCTGATCAATTATCTCCTGAGTTTCAACCAGATGGGAGAAATTCTAATGAACGGGTCCAAGAAAATATAGAAATAATCCTTAAGAATGGCTCTTATCGTTTTGACTGGGTGCACAAAAAAATAACAGGTGAATTATTTCCATGTGATGTAAATATTTCATTAATTAACTATGAAGATCGTCAGGTTCTTTTAGTTGGTTGGCGTAATATGGAAAAGCAAAAGAAAGCCGAAAAAGAACTAGAAGACTCTAAACATTTTTTAAAACTAATTTTTGATAATAGTCCATCAATTCTGTTTGTAAAAGATCAAGATTTTAGAATTGTCGAGGCTAATTCATTGTTCTTATCTATGTATCCTAAGAGTCAACAAAACAAAATAATTGGATACACAACTATTGAATCATATAATAAAAATGATGCAAAAGAATTCTTGAAGAATGATCAAAAAGCCTTTGATGAAGGATATTCTGCTGTTACCGAAACTCTTATCACCCCTGATGGGATACAGCGCACACTTTACACTCAAAAAGTTAGGTTTGAAGATGGGAAGAATAATCCTTTCATATTAGGTATTGCAACTGATATTACTGAATATGAAGCAGAATTATTATTGTTCCAGCAGATGCACAATATTATTTCTGATATAAACATCAGTTTTACCGATAAAATACAAAGAATCTTAGAAGAAGGATGTAGATATTTTCAATTATCTTTAGGAATCATTGCTGAAGTTAGTAATGGCAGGCATAATGTCCTTTATAGGACAAATACTCAAAGTCCTAAATCAGGAGAAGACTTGTCTTTAGAAAATATATGCTCTAATATTACATATGAACATAATGATATATTTTATTCGGATAATTTGAGAGTCGCTCAATCTTCCGATGACTCTTCTATAAAATCTTTAACTTATATTAGAACAAAAGTTATAGTCAACGGATCTCCTTTTGGAGAAATTGTTTTTAGTGATGCAAAAGAGCGTGGGAAGCAATTCTCTAATCGTGAGATTGCTATGTTAAAATATATTGCTCAATCGGTTGGTTTTAAAATAACTCAACAAAACTATTTATTGGAGAAAAACAAACTAATAGATAAACTATCTGAGTCTAACGAAGAACTAGAACGCTTTGCATTTGTATGTAGTCATGACCTACAAGAGCCACTTCGTATGATTCGTAGTTTCTCAGAAAAACTACAAATGCATATGGGAGAACATTTTCAAAATGATACAAAGGGAAAAAAATATTTCCGTTTTATTACCAATGGTGCAGAACAGGCGCAAGACTTAATTCAAGATATTCTTACTTATTCGAGTATTGATAATGATACTCATCCAATGGAAGAAGTACATCCGCAAGAGCTAATAGATGTTATTAAGAATAATCTTCATCTTAGTCTTAAAGAAAGGGGTGGAAGAATTACCTATGATGAACTGCCAATGTTATACGGTAACAAAACTCAGTTTTTCCAATTATTTCAGAATCTTATAAACAATGGAATAAAGTATCAAGAGTTGGACTCTACCCCCCATGTTCATGTTAGTATAAAAGATTCTGGTGAATATTGGCAATTTGCTGTTAAAGATAATGGTATTGGTATTGAAAAACATCATTTAACTAAGATATTTAATGTTTTTCAAAGACTAAACAGAAAAGGTCAATATCCAGGAACAGGTATAGGACTTTCTATTTGTAAGAAAGTGGTCCAAGGACATGGTGGAAAAATTTGGGTTGAATCCAAAAAAAATATAGGTTCCACATTCTATTTTACAATTTTAAAAGCTAACTAA
- a CDS encoding response regulator: MTNNIKLAEILLVEDNEGDIELTKEAFDEAKFRNNLHVVEDGDEALDYLFKQNNYVDAITPDIILLDLNLPGTDGREVLEKIKADKFLKRIPVIVLTSSKADKDIIESYDLHANCYIVKPVNAIKFMDVVQHVENFWVDIVCLPPHSDEDK, from the coding sequence ATGACAAATAATATAAAACTAGCTGAAATACTTCTTGTTGAAGATAATGAAGGAGACATTGAATTAACTAAAGAAGCATTTGATGAAGCCAAATTTCGTAATAATCTTCATGTAGTGGAAGATGGTGATGAAGCCCTAGATTATTTATTTAAACAAAATAATTATGTGGACGCTATTACCCCAGATATTATTCTTCTTGATTTAAATTTACCTGGAACAGACGGTAGGGAAGTTCTTGAAAAAATAAAAGCTGATAAATTTTTAAAAAGAATTCCTGTTATTGTTCTAACTAGTTCAAAAGCAGATAAAGATATTATAGAAAGCTATGATCTGCATGCTAATTGTTATATTGTGAAACCAGTAAATGCTATAAAGTTTATGGATGTAGTTCAGCATGTTGAGAACTTTTGGGTGGATATTGTATGCCTTCCACCGCATTCAGACGAAGATAAATAA